In the genome of Chitinivibrio alkaliphilus ACht1, one region contains:
- a CDS encoding RNA polymerase sigma factor yields the protein MKNENFTEKEYVADWLDNKNVKAFTKLYDEYKHKVFSLILRMVKDRNVAEDLLQDTFISALNSIDRFERNRSFLSWLFGIAHKKTIDYIRHEKVVNKYQDEASQAVGSRIQDPLSSTADGRVRELVNHVLEDISVEQKEVFLMREMGGVPFKDIAEITGCTINTALGRMRLACEKIRKEFVKRGYYEV from the coding sequence ATGAAAAACGAAAACTTTACAGAAAAAGAGTATGTAGCGGATTGGCTTGACAACAAAAATGTAAAGGCCTTTACCAAGCTCTATGATGAGTATAAGCATAAAGTGTTCAGTTTAATACTGCGCATGGTAAAGGATCGAAACGTTGCAGAGGATCTGCTGCAGGATACGTTCATATCCGCTCTAAACTCCATAGATCGGTTTGAACGAAATAGAAGTTTTTTAAGTTGGCTTTTTGGAATTGCTCACAAAAAGACCATCGATTACATTCGCCATGAGAAGGTGGTGAATAAATATCAAGATGAAGCTTCTCAAGCGGTGGGAAGTCGGATTCAAGACCCCTTGAGCAGTACCGCAGATGGACGGGTAAGGGAGTTGGTAAACCATGTACTTGAGGATATCTCCGTTGAGCAAAAAGAGGTTTTCCTCATGCGAGAAATGGGAGGTGTTCCCTTTAAAGATATTGCAGAGATTACGGGATGTACCATTAACACAGCTTTAGGGAGAATGCGATTGGCCTGTGAAAAGATACGAAAAGAGTTTGTAAA
- a CDS encoding MATE family efflux transporter, with amino-acid sequence MRKECMSSFQRDTVSVLLGEPRRAVRILSIPIAFSLLIQTLYNIVDGIWVSGIPEYGDDALAAVGVFFPVFMILMAFASGIGIGGGAAISRKIGEKKSGDAGGAAVLTYLLTGAILTLLILGILPVFRPIMVGIAGCETIGEMAYRYGRILLLGSPFLAFTIISNAILKAEGDAKRSMLLMSAASLINIGADPLFIYTFDLGYTGAAWATVFSFACAAALSGYWLWIRQDTHITFTVKTETPKSTIIGDILRVGIPTALAQTAISVAAAGIMRLITLVGDGAHLAAYTSCWRVLMFINIPAFGLAGATLSVIGAAYGEENPAKMKSAYFYAIQTGLKIQGVLALCVFLFAEHIALIFSYADDSAHLRPLIATILRYLSPVFAFSPMGIITSAMFRSIKRGGRSLVASLLRTVILQLFFHGSLPYTFPTVLREYGLALPWEIFWQS; translated from the coding sequence ATGAGAAAGGAATGTATGAGCTCTTTTCAAAGAGATACCGTTTCTGTACTTCTTGGTGAACCACGTCGCGCTGTACGCATTCTTTCCATCCCCATAGCCTTTTCACTGCTTATACAAACCTTATACAATATTGTTGATGGAATATGGGTTTCGGGCATCCCTGAATATGGCGATGATGCCCTTGCCGCTGTAGGGGTGTTTTTTCCTGTTTTTATGATTCTCATGGCCTTTGCAAGCGGCATCGGTATCGGCGGAGGTGCGGCTATCTCACGAAAGATTGGCGAAAAGAAATCCGGAGATGCCGGTGGGGCGGCCGTATTGACCTACCTTCTTACCGGAGCAATACTGACCCTCCTCATTCTGGGAATACTCCCCGTCTTTCGACCAATCATGGTGGGTATTGCCGGCTGTGAGACCATTGGTGAAATGGCATATCGATACGGGAGAATACTCCTTCTGGGCTCCCCCTTTCTTGCCTTTACCATCATCTCCAATGCAATCTTAAAAGCTGAGGGAGATGCAAAACGATCCATGCTCCTCATGTCAGCAGCCTCCCTCATTAATATCGGAGCTGACCCCCTGTTTATCTATACCTTTGATCTGGGATATACGGGAGCGGCATGGGCCACGGTCTTCTCCTTTGCCTGTGCTGCTGCTCTCAGCGGGTACTGGCTGTGGATCCGTCAGGACACGCACATTACCTTCACAGTGAAAACAGAAACACCCAAAAGTACAATTATCGGGGATATACTCCGCGTGGGAATCCCCACCGCCCTTGCTCAAACTGCTATATCCGTGGCTGCCGCTGGCATTATGCGCCTCATAACCCTTGTGGGAGATGGAGCACATCTTGCAGCATATACCAGCTGTTGGCGGGTCCTCATGTTTATTAATATTCCGGCCTTCGGTCTTGCCGGAGCCACTCTTTCTGTTATTGGAGCAGCCTACGGAGAAGAAAACCCCGCAAAAATGAAGAGCGCCTACTTCTATGCCATACAAACGGGGCTCAAAATTCAAGGGGTACTCGCCCTCTGTGTGTTTCTCTTTGCAGAGCACATCGCCCTGATATTCTCCTACGCAGATGATTCTGCCCACCTGCGTCCTCTCATTGCAACAATTCTCCGCTATCTCTCTCCCGTGTTTGCCTTCTCTCCCATGGGTATTATTACCTCTGCCATGTTTCGATCCATTAAACGGGGAGGGCGCTCTCTTGTTGCCTCCCTTCTTCGCACGGTTATACTTCAGCTCTTTTTTCATGGCTCTTTGCCATACACTTTTCCCACGGTGTTACGGGAATATGGCTTGGCATTACCCTGGGAAATCTTCTGGCAATCATGA